Proteins encoded within one genomic window of Edaphobacter lichenicola:
- the ruvA gene encoding Holliday junction branch migration protein RuvA, which translates to MIAHLRGRLLSKTPNQAILECAGVGYDVTISVTTFSALPTEGAEATLHIHTHVREDQIALFGFSETQEKRLFEKLLTISGIGPKLAITVLSGIDASRLIAAIRSGDHATLTRIPGIGKKTAERVVLELKDKLDDLAVAIPATTGGPHHGPAGDDALSALVNLGYPRPVAQKAIETAITKDPAAAHDFESLFRAAMAAIR; encoded by the coding sequence ATGATCGCTCATCTCCGAGGACGCCTCCTCTCCAAAACCCCGAATCAAGCCATCCTCGAGTGCGCCGGCGTGGGCTATGACGTCACCATCAGCGTCACCACTTTCTCGGCCCTGCCTACCGAAGGCGCCGAAGCCACGCTTCACATCCACACCCACGTTCGCGAAGACCAGATCGCCCTCTTTGGCTTCTCCGAGACTCAGGAGAAACGTCTCTTCGAAAAACTTCTCACTATCTCCGGCATCGGCCCAAAACTGGCCATTACCGTTCTCAGCGGCATCGACGCCAGCCGCCTTATCGCTGCTATTCGCTCTGGCGATCACGCTACTCTTACCCGCATTCCTGGCATCGGCAAGAAGACTGCTGAGCGCGTTGTGCTTGAGCTTAAGGACAAACTGGACGACCTTGCTGTGGCTATTCCTGCGACCACCGGAGGCCCTCACCACGGCCCCGCAGGCGACGATGCGCTGTCTGCGCTGGTCAACCTTGGCTATCCTCGCCCTGTGGCCCAGAAGGCCATTGAAACTGCCATCACCAAAGACCCGGCCGCCGCCCACGACTTCGAAAGCCTCTTCCGCGCCGCCATGGCTGCCATTCGCTAG
- a CDS encoding type II toxin-antitoxin system RelE/ParE family toxin yields MLYTGVEAGRVTVKLAEISWEGNSLKVLRSWPRPIREDFGACLWEMQAGNPATLTVRPMISIAASVFELKDQDGSKWYRMIYLARVKDVIYVLHCFTKDSAKTEKRDLATAKARWKQIQQRLRGEPTDVEGAKEQLTTHDKGKRAG; encoded by the coding sequence ATGCTATACACTGGAGTCGAGGCAGGCAGGGTGACGGTGAAGCTGGCGGAGATCTCGTGGGAGGGTAATTCGCTGAAGGTGCTGCGATCCTGGCCTAGGCCGATACGAGAGGATTTCGGGGCTTGTCTCTGGGAGATGCAGGCAGGAAACCCGGCCACGTTGACAGTCAGGCCCATGATATCGATTGCCGCAAGCGTGTTTGAGTTAAAGGACCAGGACGGCAGCAAGTGGTACAGGATGATCTACCTGGCGCGAGTGAAGGACGTCATCTATGTTCTGCACTGTTTCACGAAGGATAGTGCGAAGACGGAAAAGAGAGATTTGGCCACCGCCAAGGCCAGATGGAAACAGATACAACAACGGTTAAGAGGGGAGCCCACGGATGTCGAGGGAGCAAAAGAGCAACTCACCACTCATGACAAAGGGAAGCGTGCTGGATGA
- a CDS encoding helix-turn-helix domain-containing protein: MTKGSVLDDLGFSAAEALEIKVKADIYRELMKHIEGRSLTQEQLGTILGIHQPDVSHLRNGRISKFSVGKLIKFAGKLELGAEVRLIKPKPGRGLSVRASVERPAAGLAIRKLVR, encoded by the coding sequence ATGACAAAGGGAAGCGTGCTGGATGATCTCGGGTTCAGCGCAGCAGAGGCGTTGGAGATCAAGGTAAAGGCCGATATCTATCGCGAGCTGATGAAACATATTGAAGGGCGCAGCCTCACGCAGGAGCAGCTTGGAACGATCCTCGGGATTCATCAGCCGGACGTAAGTCATCTGCGCAACGGAAGAATCTCGAAGTTCAGCGTGGGCAAACTAATCAAGTTTGCAGGGAAGCTGGAGCTGGGTGCAGAGGTGAGGTTGATCAAGCCTAAGCCGGGCCGAGGCCTTTCGGTACGTGCTTCTGTTGAACGACCGGCCGCCGGGTTGGCCATAAGGAAACTGGTGCGATAG